TCCTACGCGCACCGGCGTGAACTTCGCCCACGGTCCTTCGAGTTTGTAGATCTCGTCCAAGAAATAGCTTTCGCGCAGATGGGAATCCAAATCGATGATCATCGCTTCACCTCGTCATGCCGTATTCAAACGCGTCCCTATTTGCCTCCGACCGCCTGGATGAACGACTTGTCGATCATCTCGTCCACGGTAATCTTGCGCTTGATTCTCCCCGCCTCGAATTCCTGCTCGATCACCACCGGAATAGGCTTCTCCGCGATCTTGCCGTTCACCGGGAAGGAATCGCGATACTCGTCGTAACCCGCGGGCGCGTACGCCGGGTCCATCCGGACGTATTTTCGAATGGCCCTGACGGCGTCTTCTTTATTCTGGTGGGTATGCCGGACGCCGCGCTGATAGGCGCGCAGGAACTTCGTGACCTGATCCTTTTCCTTTGCCAGCCATGATTCCCGCGCCGCGAAGGTTTCGTACGGCCATTCGGGGAAAATCTCCTTCAGATCGAACAGTTTGTTATAACCCTTGGACTTGGCGATCTCCGTGACCGGAAACCAGACGATGCTGGCATCGACACCGCCGGCCTCGAGCGCGGCGAAGCGGGCGGGCGTGCTCCCGATCTGAAGGATAGTGACCTCCTTGGGATTGACGCCGAAGTGCTGCACGGTTGCGCGCGTGAGAAAGTCCGTGAGCGAGCCGAAGCGGCTGATGGCGAAGCGTTTGCCCTTCGCCTCTTTCATCGACTTGAAGCTCGAATGCGAATAAAGCTGGAAAGGCATGATGTTGCTGATGCCCCAAAAATTCCTCACGTCCACGATACCGCTCGCCCGCCCTCCGATCGTCTCGACAAACGCGCTTCCCATGATCTGGACGTCGCCGCCGGCCAGCGCCTGAAGATTGGTCGATCCGGCGTTGAACATGACGAAGATGACGTCCAGCGCTTCGTCCTTGAAGAAGCCCTTTTCCTGCGCGACGTACACGGGTAGGAACGCGATGTTCACCGACGAAAGGCCGACGACGATTTTGGCGGGCACCGGAGAAGGACAGACAAAAAGCAGAAAAAGAATCAGCGAAAACGTCAAGCGGCGCATAGAAATCCTCCTCCGAATTTTAAATCACCGGCTGGTCCGGGAGAATGGTCTTGAGCACGCGCAGATAGTTCCCTCCGAGGATGAGCGCGATTTCGTTTTCCTTGTAGCCGCGGCGCAACAGCCCGTCGACGAGCTTGGGCAGGTCCTCGACCTCTTCCAGGTCCTGGACCACCTCGGGCTTGCGCAGCGGATGGTGCCGGTCCTTCAGCGTCCGCGGGCCGTCGTATTTCACGAAGTCGAGCCCCAGGGCGACGTGCTCGACGCCGACGAGTTCGGCCATATAGTCGAGGTGCTTGAGCAGATCGTCGAGCGCGGCGCCTTTGTTGACGATGCGCTCGGGCAACGCGAGGATTCCGACCAAGCCGCCCTGATCGGCGATCGCCTTGATCTGATCGTCCGCCAGGTTGCGCGGATTGTCCAGCATGCCGCAGGCGTTAGCGTGGCTCACGATGAGCGGCGCCTCGGCGGCGTCCAGCGACTGGAAAAATCCTTCGCGGTTCATGTGCGCGAGATCGACCACCATGCCGAGGCGGTTCATCTCCTTGATGACCTCGACGCCGAAGCGCGTGAGACCCCCCTTGGTGCGGTTCTCCCACACGCCGTCGCCGAGCTCGTTGCGAAAGTTCCAGGTGAGCTGCATCGAGCGCAGTCCGAGGCGATAAAAATTTCTCAACTGATGGATGCTGCCGCGTAGCGGCATGCCGCCCTCGAAGTGGAGGATGAAAGAGATCTGTCCCGGGCGCACTTGGTCGGGGAGATCCGCGCGCCTGCGCACGAGCGAGATCATGCCTTCCGAGCGCGGCGCCTCTTCGAGGAACATGTCGATGTTCTCCAGCGCCGTCTCCAGATAGCGGCCGGTGTTCTGCGAATGTGAATAGGAATCGCCTGAGATCGCATAGACGGAAAGATTGATGCCGTCGCGGATCAAGCGCGGAGCGATCGCGTCGCGCAGCGGCGACTCTTCGGCGATCGATTTTCGATAAAGCTGCTCGTAAACGTCGCGGTGGCCTTCGACCACGACGTGTTTTTTCAGTATGTCCTTACCGTCCATGCCGCTCCTTTTCCCTTGAAGATGCGCTGCGCTTGGGGTAGTAATAGCGGCAAACCAAACCGGACGCAAGCGTTGCCTTTGACATCCGCACTGAGAAAACACGGCCGCTGGCTGGTTCCCCTCTTCCTGTTCGCGATTTTTTCCGGTTGCAATCCGTCATCCGGCCGCCGCGACGAAACCGTTTTCCGCGTGAACCTTTCGACGGAGCCGCCGAGCCTCGACTGGTCTTTGGCGACCGATCACGTGTCTTTCAACGTCATCGCCAATCTCATGGTCGGGCTGACCGAGTTCGACAAGAACTTAAAACCCGTCCCCGTGATCGCCAAGTCGTGGGACATTCTCGAAGGCGGGAAAAAAATCGTCTTTCATCTGCGCGACGACGTCGCGTGGAGCGACGGGAAAAAAGTTCGGGCGCACGACTTCGAATACTCCTGGAAGCGCCTGCTAAATCCCAAGACCGCCTCCGAATATGCGTACAGCCTGTTCGATATCGTGGGCGCGGAAGAGTTCAACCGGGGAACGATCGCCGACGAGAGCCAGGTGGGCGTCAAAGCGATCGACGATTCGACCCTCGAGGTCCTGCTCAAGAGCCCGACCTCTTACTTTCTCTCCCTCACCACGTTCGAGGTGACGTACCCGCAGCGCCGGGACGTCGTCGAGAAATTCGGCAGCCAGTGGACCGAGCCCGAGCACATCGTCACCAACGGCCCTTTCCTGCTCGCTTCGTGGAAGCACGAGAACGAGATCCAGCTCAAGGCCAACCCCAACTATTTCCTCGGCAAACCCGCCATCGAAAGGGTCGAGATGTACATGATCAACGAAACGACCACCGCGCTCACCATGTACGAGCAGGGACAGCTCGACTTTATCGACGACCACAGCATTCCGGCTCTGGAAAAGCCGCGTCTCGCCAAAGCGCCCGGCTTCAAGCATGTGCCCCAACTGCGCGGCGAATATTACGGCTTTGCCATGGACCGCAAGCCCTTCGACGATCCGCGCGTGCGCAAGGCGTTCGCGATGGCGATCGACCGCTCGGTGTTCCCCAGGCTGCTGCAAGGAGGACAGGCGCCGTCGTCCTCGTGGATTCCCCCGGGCATGCTGGCGCACAATCCGAAAATAGGCGTCCCCTATAATCCACCGGAGGCGAGAAGGCTCCTGCGCGAAGCAGGATACCCCGACGGCAAGGGCTTTCCCCAGGTAACGTTCGTCTACAACACCCGGGAGGATCACAAGACCGCCGCCGAAGCGGTCCAGGGAATGTGGAAGCGCAATCTCGGCGTGTTGGTGCGCCTGGAAAATTTGGAATGGAAGGTTTATCTGAAACGGCTCCAAAACGATCCGCCGCACGTCTTCCGCGCCGGCTGGGGGGCGGACTATCCCGACCCCGACAACTTCATGAAGCTCTTCATCACCGGCAGCGGCAACAATCACCCGCGTTACAAGAACGGCCGCTTCGACCAACTGGTGGAGCAAGCCGCGCGGGAGCTGAACGAGCAGAAGCGCGTCCGTGTATACAATGAGGCGCAGAAACTCCTCTGCGAGGTCGATATTCCCATCGTGCCGCTGTTTACGATCGCGGAGAGCACGGTTTTGAATCCCCGCTATACCGGATTGGAATACAACTCGATGAGCCGCCTGCTGCTGCGCGACGTCCGGCTGAAAAATAAGTGAGCGGTGAGAGGTGGGCCGTTTTCTCTTAAGGCGTCTCCTTCATGGGATTATTGTTCTCTGGGTCGTGGCGACGGCGACGTTCGGATTGCTGCGCGCCTTGCCCGGCGGACCGTTCGACCGCGACCGGCGCCTGCCTCCGGAGGTCATGGCCAACATCGAGGCCAAATACCATCTCGACGAGACGCTTCTGAAACAGTACGTCCGCTATGTCGCCGGCATCCTCCGCGGCGACCTCGGTCCTTCTTATAAGTACATCGATCGGAACGTCGCCGACATCATACTCGACACTCTACCGACTTCGACCGTGCTGGGCCTGTTGGCGCTTTTGTCGGCCCTGGCGTGTTCCTTTCCGCTCGGCGTGGCCGCCGCGAGCCATCATAACCGCTGGATCGACCGCCTGTGCGTGTTCCTCGCGACCGTCGGCATCTCGCTCCCGAACTTCGTTCTCGGCGCCGTTTTGATCTGGATTTTCTCACTGCAGCTCGGATGGTTTCAGGCCGCGCGCTGGGGCGCGCCCGGCAGCGCGGTCTTGCCGGCGATCACGCTCGGCGCGATGCCTTGCGCGCAGTTGACCTACCTGCTCCGCTCGTCGCTGCTCGAAACGCTGGGCGAAGATTTTATCCGGACGGCGCGCGCCAAGGGCGTCAGCGAATCCCTGGTCTTGTTCAAACACGCGGCGCGGAATTCTCTTATCCCCGTTTTGACTCTGCTCGGCCCGCTGCTGGCGATTTTGGTCGCCGGCTCCTTCGTGGTGGAATACGTGTTCGCCATTCCCGGCATGGGCCGGTTTTTCATTACGGCGGTGACCGACCGCGACTATCCGCTGATCATGGGGGTGACTCTCGTTTACACGGCGATCCTGGTTTGCGCGAATCTGCTGGTGGATGTCTTGTATTCGGTCGTCGATCCCCGGATGCGCTCCCGTTGAGGCGACCATGAGCGATTCGAGAAAGATAAGATGGATGGGGCGTGTCGGCGGCGAACCGTGGAGGAACCCCGCCTTTCTGATGAGCTTTGCGTTTATTGTGCTGGTGACCTTCGCCGGTTTCTTCGCGCCCGCGCTCTCGCCTTATCCGCCCGGCGGGTTCGAAGAGCAGCGCATGCTCGAAGGACCGAGCCGCGATCACTGGCTCGGCACGGACGAGCTGGGAAGAGATCTCTTTACGCGAATTCTCTACGGCGCGCGCGTCTCCATCGCGGTAGGGCTCGGGACCGCCCTGATCGCGCTCATGATCGGAACGCTTTACGGCCTCGTATCCGGTTACGCCGGCGGCGCGCTGGATAACCTGCTCATGCGGATCGTCGATATCTTCTACGGCCTTCCCGACCTGCTCATCTTCGTGCTGCTCTCTCTGTTTCTCGGCCGCAACATCGCCGGCGTCCTGATCGCGCTCGGCGTCATCACGTGGGTTCGTTTCGCCCGCATCACGCGGGGACAGGTTCTTCAGGCGAAAGAGCTTATCTACGTGGAGGGCGCCAGAGCGATCGGCGCGCCGCACCGGAGGATCGTTCTGCGCCACATCCTTCCCAACATCTTCGCGCCCGTTCTGGTGACGCTCACGTTCAGCATTCCCGCCGCGATCCTTTCCGAGTCCACGTTGAGCTTTATCGGCCTCGGCATCAACGATCCCTACAGCGAATGGGGAACCAGCTGGGGAACCTTGACCCAGGACGGCTGGCGCGCCATGCGTAGCTATCCGCACCTGATCTTTTTTCCGGCGCTGGCGATTTTTTTGACCATCCTGTCCTTCAACTTTCTCGGCAACGGCCTCAGAGATATTTTCGATCCCAAATTACGATGATACGATAAGTTGACGAAGCTCGGGCTTTGCTCTACGTTCTTCCTCAATAACGTAGCCAAGGGGGGAAGATAGATGAACTACCGTCTCGAACACGTCGCAATCAACTGCAAGAATCTTGAGGAGTCGATCCGCTTTTACCAGAATCTTTTCGGCGGCGAGCCGACGCCGATTAGAAAAGGATCGTCCGGCTATGGCTTCTGTTTTCTCAAGGTCGATGGTGAAGCTCCGCTGCAACTGATGGAGTCGGACGGCGCGGTCGGCGTGCATCACTACGGCTTTGTCACCGACGACATCGACGGCGTGGCCAACGAATTTAAGAGCAAAGGCGCCAAGATCTTGCGCGAGAATCGAGACGCGGCCGGTAAGCTCACCACCATCTTCTGTCAGGACCCCAACGGCCTACAGATAGAGATCCGAATTCCGCGCTAGCGCGCGGCGATGGCTTGGGATTCTAGAAGTTCAGCTTATAAGCAGGCCTTTTAGCAAAGGTTTTCGGCGAGAAAGTTGACTTTTGGAATCGGCATGTGTAACTTAGACCTAGAAGGTCCAATTTACGAGAGAGAACCGGGAGGATTAAATGGCGAAGACCTTTAAACAGTTGATGGAGGAGGCGCGGAAGGACGTCAAGGAGATTTCGGTCCAGGAGACCAAGGATCTTCTCGAAAGGAACGGCAACCACCTCCTGTTAGACGTGCGCGAGAAGGACGAATATCGCGAGGGTCATCTCGAAGGCGCCGTCTCCCTGCCCCGCGGCTTCCTCGAGCTCAAGGTCGAAACCACCGTTCCGGAAAAATCGACTCCGATCATCGCCTATTGCGCCGGCGGCGTGCGCTCGCTCTTGGCCGCGAAAGCGCTCAAAGAGATGGGTTATCAAAACGTGATCTCGATGTCCGGCGGCTACGGCGCGTGGAAGACGGCCGGCTACAAGTGGATCCAAGACCACCAGTTCACGCAGGAGCAGACAACCCGCTACAGCCGCCATTTCATGCTTCCGGAAGTCGGCGAGGAAGGCCAGGCCAAACTACTCAAGGCGAAAGTTCTCATTGTCGGCGCCGGCGGGCTCGGCTCCCCTTCGGCCTATTACCTCGCGGCGGCGGGCGTTGGAACTATCGGCATCATCGACAACGACGTCGTCGATCTCTCCAACCTGCAGCGGCAGATCCTGCACAGCAACGACCGTGTCGGCATGCCCAAAGTCGAGTCCGCGAAGATGACGCTACAAGGATTGAATCCCGATGTCCGTGTCATTCCTTACCAGGAAAAGTTGACGTCGAAAAACATCATGGAGATCATCAAGGACTACGACATCGTCGTCGACGGCTGCGACAACTTTCCGACGCGCTACCTGGTCAACGACGCCTGCGTCTTGACCAAAAAGCCCAACGTGCATGGAAGCATCTTCCAGTTCGAGGGACAAGCTTCGGTCTTTTATCCGGGCAAAGGGCCCTGCTACCGCTGCTTGTACCCGGAGCCGCCGCCGGCGGAGATGGCGCCGAGCTGCGCCGAGGCCGGAGTGCTCGGCGTCCTGCCGGGACTCATCGGCACGATCCAGGCGCTGGAAACGATCAAGCTGATCCTTGGGAAGGGCGAGACGCTGGTCGGCAAGCTGCTCTGCTTCAACACCTTGATGAATGAGATCACGACCTTGAATCTAAAACGCGACCCGGCTTGCCCGATGTGCGGCGACAATCCGACGATCAAGGAGCTCATCGACTACGAAGAGTTCTGCAGCCTGCGCGCGGCGCATCCGGCGCCAGAGTCTGCGCCCTCGGAAAAAAAGCGGGCGGCGGGATAAATAAAAGAGCCCGAAGCACACGCGGACCCGGATAAATCCGAAGCTCGAAATTCGAAACAAATCCAAACAAGCAAATTCAAAAATGCCAAAACGTCGAACGCGATCCGATGTTGTTCGAGTTTTTGGAATTTTGACTTTCGAAATTGTTTCGTGCTTCGGATTTCGTGCTTCGAAATTTGAGTGCCCGGGAGGACGACTGTCACATCCCCACGCTTCTTTTCAGGGCGGAGATTTCCTGCTGCGTTAACGGGCGGTATTCGCCGGGCGCGAGCGGGCCCAGCCGGAGCGGCCCCATGCGAATGCGCACGAGCTTCTCGACGAAGTAACCCCGCGCTTCGAACATCCGCCGCACTTCACGGTAGCGTCCTTCGCGAACTTCCAGCTCGATCCACGCCTTTTTCTTCAGGACCTCGACGACTCTGGCTTTGGCCGGCGCCGTCCAACCGTCCTCCAGCCGAATCCCTTTCCGCAGCCGATCGAGCTCCTGCTCAGACGGACAGCCGCTGACTTTCACCCGATATACCTTGCGCACGCCGTAGCGCGGATGCGTGAGCTTCTGCGCCAGCTCGCCGTCGTTGGTGAGGAGTAGGAGACCCGAAGAATTGAAATCCAATCTACCGACGGGAAAGACGCGGCCTTTTTTACCTAGACTCTCCAGCCATTCGCCGAGGTGCGGCCGCCCCTCGGGATCGTTCATCGACGTGATCAATCCCGGCGGTTTATGGAAGAGAAAATAGTTGAGCGCGGGCCGAACAATGAGCTTGCCGTCGACCTTGATTTTGTCCTTGACGACATCGGCCTGAGTGCCGAGCTTGGTAACCACCGCGCCGTTCACCGTGACGCGCCCGTCCTGAATCCATCTCTCGGCTTCCCGGCGCGACGCCAGGCCGGCGCGGGAAATAATTTTCTGCAAACGCTCCATAGAAACAGTAGGCAGTAGGCAGGAAGCAGTAGGCAGTTCTCTCTTTGAGTGATGGCTGCTTACTGCCTACTGCTTGCTGGATTCTGGCGGGGCTTCTTCCGGGGGTGGCGGCGGGGTCTCGCCTTCCGGTAGCGTCATCTCTTCCATCTCCTTCAAGGTCGGCAGATGGGTCAAATCTTTGAGATTGAAGAGCTGGAGAAACTCGGGCGTGGTGCCGTAGAGAAACGGCCGGCCGGGAACGTCTTTCCGCGCGACGATGCGAATCAGCCGCCGGTCTAACAGCGTCGCCACCACCCCATCGACGTCGACGCCGCGGATCGCTTCGATCTCGGCGCGGGTGATCGGCTGCTTGTAGGCGATGATGGCGAGCGTCTCCAAGGTGGCGCGGCTCATGCGGGCCGGCCTGTCGCGATAAAGCTTCTTCACCCAATCGGCATTCTCGCGGGCGGTCTGCATCTGATAACCGCCGGCGACCTCGGCGATCCGGAAGCCGCGGTCGGCGTCGTCGTATTCCGCCTGTAGGTCCCGGAGCGCGGCGGCGATCTCGTTACGCTCCGCGCCTTCGATAACCTCGCCGAGGCGCGGCAGCGTCACCGGCCCCTCGGACGCGAAGAGTAGGCTCTCCAGAATCGATTTCAATTGTTCACGCTTCATCGATATCTTCCTCGATGATCCCGCCGGCCATCTTTTGATGCGCCTCTTCCAACGGCGCCGCCGGCGCAATGATAATCGGTCCGGTAGTTTCCTCCTGCCATATTTTCACCGCGCGAATCTTGACCAGCTCCAGCATGGCGAGAAACGTCACCACGACCTCCATCCGCGACACCGCCCCCGTGAAAAGCTCTTGAAACACCGCTTTGCCTCGGCGATGCAGGTCGGCCAAAATCTGGCTCATTTTTTCCCGTACCGATACCGTTTCCAGCTCGACCTGGTGCACTGAATCCTTGGGCAGCCGATCGAGCACGGTGCGGAGCGCGGCGATCAAGTCGAACAGAGAGACGGTCTCAAAGCCCACGGTCTCCACCTGTTCCGGCGGCTCGGGCGAGCGGACGAATACGTCGCGCTTCAAGATGTCGCGCCGTTCCAGCTCTCCCGCTGCTTCTTTGAATCTCTGATACTCCAACAGCCGGCGCACCAGCTCGTCGCGCGGATCGCCCTCCTCGTCTTCTTCCAGATCAGTTTCGTCCGGCGGCAGCAGCATTCTCGACTTGATGTGGACCAGGGTCGCCGCCATCACCAGAAATTCTCCGGCGACGTCGAGGCTCAACATCTCCATCAGCTCCAGCGTGGCGAGATACTGCTCGGTGATCGCGGCGATGGGAATATCCGTGATGCTGACCTCGTTCTTCTTGATCAAGTGGAGCAGGAGGTCCAGCGGGCCTTCGAACATCTCCAATTGAACTGTGTGAGTCATAGGCCGATCGCTTCCCGGACTTCATTCATGGTCTCCGCGGCTTTCTCCTGCGCCACGCGATTCCCTGCCGCCAAAACATCTTCCACTTCCGCCGGGCGCTGCTCGAGCGCGGCCCGCTTCTCCCGCATCGGCGCAAGCTCTTCGATCACGTGCTTGATCATGATCTTCTTGCATTCGAGGCAGCCGATGCCCGCGGTGCGGCAGCCTTGGGTGACGTAGTCGATCTCCTGCGGCGTGCAGTAGATCTTGTGCAGGTTGAACGCCGGACATTTTTCCGGCTCGCCCGGATCTTTGCGCGTCACGCGCGCCGGGTCGGTCATCATGCGGCTCAACTTTTGATCGATCTCTTCGGGCGGATCGGTGAGGAAGACCGCGTTGCCGTAGCTCTTGCTCATTTTCCTGCCGTCCAGGCCGGGAACCTTCGGCGTTTGTGTCAAGAGAACTTCGGGCTCGGGAAAAATCGGCGCGTAAACCTGGTTGAAGCGGCGCACGATCTCGCGCGTAAGCTCCACGTGCGGCGCCTGGTCCACGCCCACGGGAACCTTGTTGCCTTTGTACATGATGATGTCCGCCGCCTGAAGCACCGGATAGCCCAGGAAACCGTAAGTGGAGAGATCGCGCTCTTTCAGTTCCTGGACCTGCTCTTTGTAAGTCGGGTTGCGCTCCAGCCACGGCACCGGAATGATCATCGAAAGCAGCAGGTGCAGCTCCGCGTGTTCCTTGATGTCCGATTGGCGAAAGATAACGGAGCGCTTCGGATCCACGCCGGCACTCAGCCAATCTGCGGCCATCTCGATACCGCTCCGGCGAATACCCTTGGGGTTCGAGTAATCCGTCGTCAGCGCGTGCCAGTCGGCGACGAAGAAAAAACAACGATAGTCCTTTTGCAGCTTCACCCAATTCTTGAGCGCGCCGTGAAGGTGGCCGAGATGAAGGCTCCCCGTTGGCCGCATGCCGCTGACGATGGTTTCGGTAGCCACTGTTTAAACCAGCCAGTTAAAAACCCCGAGCAGAAAACGTATCGCTGGGCCCATCAAGTGATCCAGCACGTCGGTCATCAAAAGCACGATGACGATCAGAAAACCGAAAGGCTCGACGCGCGCAACGGCCGACGACTGCGGCTCCGGCAATAGCCCGACCAGCACCCGGCCGCCGTCGAGCGGCGGAATCGGAATCAAGTTGAACACCGCCAGAACCACGTTCATGATCACCGTCGTTTTGGCCATGTCGGTCAGCGGCCCAAGAATCGCGATCGACGACCCCGAACCCGACGAAAGCGGCTCGTCATAAGACAGAAGCAACTTCAAAACCATCGCGCTGCCGAAGGCGAGCACAAGGTTCGTCAGCGGTCCGGCCAGGGCGACCCAGATCATGTCCCGCTTGGGTCGATTGAGATTGTGAAAATTCACCGGCACGGGCTTCGCGTAGCCGAAAACAAAAGGCGAATGTGCGACGATCAGCAGAAGCGGCAACAAGACGGTGCCGAACGGATCGATATGGGCGAGAGGGTTGAGAGTCAGCCGTCCCATCCGCGCCGCCGTCGGATCGCCCAAGTAGTACGCGACGTATCCATGCGCGACTTCATGGAAAACGATAGCCACCAGCACCGGCACCGCCCAGATCGCGATATTTTGTATCGTCTCCACAACCGTATACGTTACTTTTCAAAGATAGGGCACGCACCGCGAAAACACAAGAAAAAACTTGCCGGTTCAGGCGTAAAGCGGGTTCGGAATCGAGTCGTTGGCCGAGCATCGATTGCACCGAGCGAAAGCGCACGCGAGTTGACATAGCGCCGGCTTATCGGATACGCTTTTCTTTGAAAAAAGATTTCTTTGTACCGTCATGGGACTTACGTTCATTCAGGCTACGGTAGCCGGTTCGAGAGGTCGAAAGCGGTCCGTGCGCTTTTTAGTCGACAGCGGAGCCTCCTACACGGTGCTGCCCGAGAAGGTATGGAAAGGCCTTGGGCTGCGGCCCAAGCGCGAGCTCACCTTCACGCTAGCCGACGGCACGGATCTCCGTAGAAAAGTTTCCGAGTGTCTCATCCGTTATAACGGCTTGGAGGGACATACGCCGGTCATCCTCGGCGAGCGCGGAGACCAGCCGCTTCTTGGCGCCGTTACTCTTGAGATCCTCGGTCTTGTCCTCAACCCGTTTACCCGCACTCTCCAGCCGATGAAACTCATGGTGGCCAAGCACTGAGCGCTGCCGAGTTTCGACGCTTCTCTAGCGCACAAATCCGACGGACCTGCGCTGCTTGCCGCCAAACTATTTTCCGCCGGCTCTTTCCCGCGGATGGTATTTGCGATGGGCTTCTTTCAAATGGCTGCGCGTGAGATGCGTATAAATTTGCGTCGTCGAAATGTCTGCGTGGCCGAGCATCGATTGAACGGAGCGGAGATCCGCGCCGCCTTCCAGCAGATGCGTGGCGAAGGAATGGCGCAAGGTGTGCGGCGTCACCCGCTTCTCGATGCCGGCCGCGAGGCTGTGATGCTTGAGCGCCTTCCAGAATCCCTGGCGCGTCATCGCCCTGCCCGAGCGAGTGACGAATAGATGCGGGCTCGACCGCCCGCGAAGAAATTTCGGCCGCACTTCGGTTAAATAACGGACCAGGCTTTCTCTCGCCTTCCTGCCGAACGGGACCTGGCGCACCTTGGCGCCTTTTCCTTTGACGATAAGATAATTGCCGTCCATGTTGACCTGATGGGCGAGGAGCGAGACCAGCTCGGAAACCCTGAGACCGGCCGCGTAGAGCAGCTCCAGCATCGCCCGGTCGCGGCGGCCGAGAGCGGTCGTCGGATCGGGCTGGCTCAAGAGCTTGCCGATCTCGTCGGCGCCGAGAACGTGCGGCAGCCTTCTCGGACCGCCATGATCGCTGAACTGCGGCATCGGATTCTCTTTTATCTGCTCCTCTTTTTCCAGAAATCGGTAGAATTGGCGCGCCGAAACCACGGCGCGGGCGATCGAGCGCGCGCTCAACTTGCGCGCGCGCAGCGACGCGAGAAAGGAGCGCAAGTGAACGGTCTCGCTTCTTCCCCAAGCATCCACGCCGCGTGATTTCAAAAAGTTCGCCAGACGATTGAGGTCGCGGCTGTACGCCTCGATCGTATTTCGCGCCAGCCCTTTCTCGACGGTGAGCGCGTCGAGAAACGAATCAATTTGCGGACTGAGCGATTCCTTCATTCTCGGCCGCCATCAAGGTTTCGCACAGCTCGCGCCGGATGCTTTCGAGGCGCGCCGGGTCGGCGATCTTCCCGCCGTGCTCGTCGGTGACGTAAAAAACGTCCGCCACCTGATCCACGTTGGTCGATATCTTGGCGACGTGAATCGAGAGGCCGAGGAGGTGCAGCGTGTGGGTGATGGTGAACAGGACGCCGATCCGGTCTTGCGTGTAAACATCGACGATCGTGAAGTCGTCGGAGGCGCGGTTGTCGACCAAAACCGCCGTCGGAACTTTGGGCGCGCGCTTTTTGAACAGCGACGGACGCTCCGACTCTTCGACGAGCCGGGCGACGTCGGCCGCGCCGCTGAGCACCTGCTCCAGCAGCGCCCGCATCCGCTCCCATTTTTCCGGCCTCACCGCGGCTTCCGGCGTGCCCATATGAGATATGCGAAAAACGTCGAGGATCAATCCGTCCTTCCGCGTGATGATGCGCGCGCTCAAAATGTCGAGGCCCATCGCCGCGAAGACGCCCGCGATGCTGGCGAAAAGGCCGGGCCGGTCGTTCGTGCAAATGGCCATCTCGCTGAGCTCTTTCTCCGGCATATGGCGCACCGTGCTGACGAAGGTCTGGCCTTTGAACTGCCCCTCGATCTTCCTCGGGGCGGTGAGCTCGCCGAACCGCTCGATCAGCTCGAAGTGAAACGGGATGTCTTCCTCCGGCGTCGACAGAAAGTATCGCTCCGGCATGGACGCGAAAAAATTCCGGATCCTCTCCGGCGGATGCCAGGGCGTCAGTTGGCGCTCCAGCCGCGACTGGATGCGCCGGATCTTCTCGATGCGGGCCTCCGTCCGCGACTCGCCTTTCTCCAGAGCTTCCAACTCTTGCAGCGATCCCAGATAGAGCTGCTCGAGCAGCGACGCCTTCCACGGATTCCAGACCTGCGGGCCGACCGATTTCATGTCCGCATAGGTCAAGAGGTAGAGCATCTTGAGGTTGTCCGCGTTGCCCATCGTCTTGGCGAAATCGAGCACGAGCTTGTCGTCTTCGATGTCCCGGCG
This genomic stretch from Candidatus Binatia bacterium harbors:
- the trpS gene encoding tryptophan--tRNA ligase; this encodes MATETIVSGMRPTGSLHLGHLHGALKNWVKLQKDYRCFFFVADWHALTTDYSNPKGIRRSGIEMAADWLSAGVDPKRSVIFRQSDIKEHAELHLLLSMIIPVPWLERNPTYKEQVQELKERDLSTYGFLGYPVLQAADIIMYKGNKVPVGVDQAPHVELTREIVRRFNQVYAPIFPEPEVLLTQTPKVPGLDGRKMSKSYGNAVFLTDPPEEIDQKLSRMMTDPARVTRKDPGEPEKCPAFNLHKIYCTPQEIDYVTQGCRTAGIGCLECKKIMIKHVIEELAPMREKRAALEQRPAEVEDVLAAGNRVAQEKAAETMNEVREAIGL
- the scpB gene encoding SMC-Scp complex subunit ScpB, whose protein sequence is MKREQLKSILESLLFASEGPVTLPRLGEVIEGAERNEIAAALRDLQAEYDDADRGFRIAEVAGGYQMQTARENADWVKKLYRDRPARMSRATLETLAIIAYKQPITRAEIEAIRGVDVDGVVATLLDRRLIRIVARKDVPGRPFLYGTTPEFLQLFNLKDLTHLPTLKEMEEMTLPEGETPPPPPEEAPPESSKQ
- a CDS encoding aspartyl protease family protein, producing the protein MGLTFIQATVAGSRGRKRSVRFLVDSGASYTVLPEKVWKGLGLRPKRELTFTLADGTDLRRKVSECLIRYNGLEGHTPVILGERGDQPLLGAVTLEILGLVLNPFTRTLQPMKLMVAKH
- a CDS encoding site-2 protease family protein, translating into METIQNIAIWAVPVLVAIVFHEVAHGYVAYYLGDPTAARMGRLTLNPLAHIDPFGTVLLPLLLIVAHSPFVFGYAKPVPVNFHNLNRPKRDMIWVALAGPLTNLVLAFGSAMVLKLLLSYDEPLSSGSGSSIAILGPLTDMAKTTVIMNVVLAVFNLIPIPPLDGGRVLVGLLPEPQSSAVARVEPFGFLIVIVLLMTDVLDHLMGPAIRFLLGVFNWLV
- the moeB gene encoding molybdopterin-synthase adenylyltransferase MoeB; the protein is MAKTFKQLMEEARKDVKEISVQETKDLLERNGNHLLLDVREKDEYREGHLEGAVSLPRGFLELKVETTVPEKSTPIIAYCAGGVRSLLAAKALKEMGYQNVISMSGGYGAWKTAGYKWIQDHQFTQEQTTRYSRHFMLPEVGEEGQAKLLKAKVLIVGAGGLGSPSAYYLAAAGVGTIGIIDNDVVDLSNLQRQILHSNDRVGMPKVESAKMTLQGLNPDVRVIPYQEKLTSKNIMEIIKDYDIVVDGCDNFPTRYLVNDACVLTKKPNVHGSIFQFEGQASVFYPGKGPCYRCLYPEPPPAEMAPSCAEAGVLGVLPGLIGTIQALETIKLILGKGETLVGKLLCFNTLMNEITTLNLKRDPACPMCGDNPTIKELIDYEEFCSLRAAHPAPESAPSEKKRAAG
- a CDS encoding pseudouridine synthase, with the protein product MERLQKIISRAGLASRREAERWIQDGRVTVNGAVVTKLGTQADVVKDKIKVDGKLIVRPALNYFLFHKPPGLITSMNDPEGRPHLGEWLESLGKKGRVFPVGRLDFNSSGLLLLTNDGELAQKLTHPRYGVRKVYRVKVSGCPSEQELDRLRKGIRLEDGWTAPAKARVVEVLKKKAWIELEVREGRYREVRRMFEARGYFVEKLVRIRMGPLRLGPLAPGEYRPLTQQEISALKRSVGM
- a CDS encoding segregation/condensation protein A, which gives rise to MTHTVQLEMFEGPLDLLLHLIKKNEVSITDIPIAAITEQYLATLELMEMLSLDVAGEFLVMAATLVHIKSRMLLPPDETDLEEDEEGDPRDELVRRLLEYQRFKEAAGELERRDILKRDVFVRSPEPPEQVETVGFETVSLFDLIAALRTVLDRLPKDSVHQVELETVSVREKMSQILADLHRRGKAVFQELFTGAVSRMEVVVTFLAMLELVKIRAVKIWQEETTGPIIIAPAAPLEEAHQKMAGGIIEEDIDEA